One genomic window of Bradyrhizobium sp. CCGE-LA001 includes the following:
- a CDS encoding MFS transporter, whose product MSAVVSAADVRRSRVRLFIVTMLFLVTTVNYADRATLSIAGPALSKELHLDPVAMGWIFSAFGWSYVLAQVPGGWLLDRFGSRLVYAFSIIIWSLFTLMQGWVGFLSAGTAVVVLFALRLLVGVAEAPSFPANARIVAAWFPSSERGTASAFFNSGQYFATVIFAPLMGWIAHAYGWRFVFFVMGALGIVMGFIWLKTIYGPKEHPSINDAEFEYIKEGGALVDLDAPMDDSLRRRAPEAGSGWDHIRQLLSNRMMLGVYLGQYCINTLTYFFLTWFPVYLVKERGLSILQAGFVATLPALCGFIGGVLGGIISDAILRKTGSLTMARKIPIVGGMLLSMSIIACNYVDGQALVVGFMALAFFGKGIGALGWAVVSDTSPKEAGGVSGGLFNTFGNLSSITTPIVIGYILAATGSFNGALVFVGLNALVAAFAYLVIVGKIERVTLKRSS is encoded by the coding sequence ATGAGCGCAGTGGTGTCCGCAGCGGACGTGAGGAGGTCTCGCGTCAGGCTGTTCATCGTGACCATGTTGTTCCTGGTCACCACCGTGAATTATGCCGACCGCGCGACGCTCTCGATCGCGGGTCCCGCGCTCTCCAAGGAGCTGCATCTCGATCCCGTCGCCATGGGCTGGATCTTCTCGGCCTTCGGCTGGTCCTATGTCTTGGCGCAGGTGCCGGGCGGCTGGCTGCTCGACCGCTTCGGCTCGCGGCTCGTCTATGCCTTCAGCATCATCATCTGGTCGCTGTTCACACTGATGCAGGGCTGGGTCGGCTTCCTCAGCGCCGGCACGGCCGTCGTCGTGCTGTTCGCGCTTCGCCTGCTCGTCGGCGTCGCGGAGGCCCCCTCCTTTCCCGCCAACGCCCGCATCGTCGCGGCCTGGTTTCCAAGCAGCGAGCGCGGCACCGCGTCGGCGTTCTTCAACTCCGGCCAGTATTTCGCCACCGTGATCTTCGCGCCGCTGATGGGCTGGATCGCGCACGCCTATGGCTGGCGCTTCGTGTTCTTCGTGATGGGCGCGCTCGGCATCGTCATGGGCTTCATCTGGCTCAAGACCATCTACGGCCCGAAGGAGCATCCTTCGATCAACGATGCCGAGTTCGAGTACATCAAGGAAGGCGGCGCGCTGGTCGATCTCGACGCGCCCATGGACGATTCGTTGCGCCGGCGCGCGCCCGAGGCCGGCTCAGGCTGGGACCACATCCGCCAGCTGCTCTCCAACCGCATGATGCTCGGCGTCTATCTCGGCCAGTACTGCATCAACACGCTGACCTATTTCTTCCTGACCTGGTTTCCGGTCTACCTCGTCAAGGAGCGCGGGCTGTCGATCCTGCAGGCCGGCTTCGTGGCAACGCTGCCCGCGTTGTGCGGCTTCATCGGCGGCGTGCTCGGCGGCATCATCTCCGATGCGATCCTGCGCAAGACGGGCTCGCTGACCATGGCGCGCAAGATCCCGATCGTCGGCGGCATGCTGCTGTCGATGTCGATTATCGCCTGCAACTATGTCGACGGACAGGCGCTGGTGGTCGGCTTCATGGCCCTCGCCTTCTTCGGCAAAGGCATCGGCGCGCTCGGCTGGGCCGTCGTCTCCGACACCTCGCCGAAGGAAGCCGGCGGCGTTTCCGGCGGCCTGTTCAACACCTTCGGCAACCTGTCCTCGATCACCACGCCGATCGTGATCGGCTACATCCTGGCCGCGACCGGCTCGTTCAACGGCGCGCTGGTGTTCGTCGGCCTCAACGCGCTGGTGGCGGCGTTCGCCTATCTCGTGATCGTCGGCAAGATCGAGCGGGTGACGCTCAAACGTTCCTCCTGA
- a CDS encoding YciE/YciF ferroxidase family protein: protein MGLFTKDIKTMNDLFVHQLQDIYYAEQQLTKALPKMASKATDPQLKQGFLTHLEETKQHVARLEEVFKMHGVPVKAVDCPAIDGIIEEADETAGEVADKAVLDAALINAAQAAEHYEIVRYGSLIAWAKQLGRNDCASVLAKTLEEEKATDQKLTTLAESKVNLRAAS from the coding sequence ATGGGACTGTTCACAAAAGACATCAAGACCATGAACGATCTGTTCGTGCATCAGCTGCAGGATATCTATTACGCCGAGCAGCAGCTCACCAAGGCGCTGCCGAAGATGGCAAGCAAAGCCACCGATCCGCAGCTGAAACAGGGCTTTTTGACGCACCTCGAAGAAACCAAGCAGCACGTCGCGCGGCTCGAGGAAGTGTTCAAGATGCATGGCGTTCCCGTGAAGGCGGTCGATTGCCCGGCCATCGACGGTATCATCGAGGAAGCCGACGAGACCGCCGGCGAGGTCGCCGATAAGGCCGTGCTCGACGCGGCGCTGATCAATGCGGCGCAGGCTGCCGAACATTACGAGATCGTCCGCTACGGCAGCCTGATCGCCTGGGCCAAGCAGCTCGGCCGCAACGACTGCGCCAGCGTGCTCGCCAAGACGCTCGAGGAGGAGAAGGCGACCGACCAGAAGCTGACGACACTTGCCGAGAGCAAGGTGAACCTGCGCGCGGCGAGCTGA
- a CDS encoding DUF1127 domain-containing protein, with product MTTISQTAGRSLRPTPSSGFFATLANSLHALFDRLERRSAVKTLNELDDRALRDIGINRSQIEDAVYGQFKTELSRYL from the coding sequence ATGACCACGATCTCGCAAACTGCCGGGCGGAGCTTACGCCCAACCCCGTCGAGCGGATTTTTTGCAACGCTCGCCAACTCCCTGCATGCGCTGTTCGACCGCCTGGAGCGCCGCTCGGCCGTCAAGACCCTGAACGAGCTCGACGACCGCGCCCTGCGCGACATCGGGATCAACCGCAGCCAGATCGAGGACGCGGTGTACGGGCAGTTCAAGACCGAGCTGTCGCGGTATCTGTAA
- a CDS encoding aminotransferase-like domain-containing protein, whose product MSKFEYVKLADAIAVDIANGTLRPGDRLPPQRNFAYDRGIAVSTASRVYTELLRRGLVVGEVGRGTFISGDVRREVETLSEPAESRINFEVNYPLLPQQWAMIAKSLAGLERVDALESALRVSTSTGTRSARNAAAAYLARKDFTPQAEQIVFTANGKQSLAAALAALVPTGGRCGVEALTYPYVKSIAARLGVTLVPIPMDEFGARPDAIQKAHREAHLSALYLQPIIQNPLGVTMNATRRADIMRVAEKLDLTIIEDAVYGFLADDTPLAALGPNRCIVIDSLSKKVAPGLALGILVAPPHLRESVMSAVRTGGWIASGHALASGQRLMADGTVAELVRLKRIDAARRQQTAARLLAGYQLAADPRSYHLWLTLPPHWRSQTFVAAAARRGIALTPSSTFAIAHGHAPNAVRLALAPPSPEQLDSGLRTIVSLLGTKEEDFDSTE is encoded by the coding sequence ATGTCCAAGTTCGAGTACGTGAAGCTCGCCGATGCCATTGCAGTCGATATCGCTAACGGCACGTTAAGGCCCGGCGACCGGCTGCCGCCGCAGCGCAATTTTGCCTATGACCGAGGCATCGCGGTCTCGACCGCCAGCCGGGTTTACACCGAGCTGCTCCGCCGCGGCCTCGTGGTCGGCGAGGTCGGCCGCGGCACCTTCATCTCCGGTGACGTCAGGCGCGAAGTCGAGACCTTGAGCGAACCCGCCGAGTCGCGCATCAATTTCGAGGTCAATTATCCGCTGTTGCCGCAGCAATGGGCGATGATCGCCAAGAGCCTTGCGGGGCTCGAACGCGTCGACGCGCTCGAATCTGCGCTGCGCGTCTCGACCAGCACCGGCACCAGGAGCGCGCGCAACGCGGCCGCCGCCTATCTCGCACGCAAGGATTTTACGCCGCAGGCCGAGCAGATCGTCTTCACCGCCAACGGCAAGCAGTCGCTCGCCGCAGCCCTCGCCGCGCTCGTGCCCACCGGCGGCCGCTGCGGCGTCGAGGCGCTGACCTATCCTTACGTCAAGAGCATCGCCGCGCGGCTGGGCGTGACGCTGGTGCCGATTCCGATGGACGAATTCGGCGCGCGCCCCGACGCGATCCAGAAGGCGCATCGCGAGGCGCATCTGTCGGCGTTGTATCTGCAGCCCATCATCCAGAACCCGCTCGGCGTCACCATGAACGCGACGCGGCGCGCCGACATCATGCGCGTCGCCGAGAAGCTCGATCTCACCATCATCGAGGATGCCGTCTACGGCTTCCTCGCCGACGACACGCCGCTGGCGGCGCTCGGGCCGAACCGCTGCATCGTGATCGACAGCCTGTCCAAGAAGGTCGCGCCCGGTCTCGCGCTCGGCATCCTCGTTGCGCCGCCGCACCTGCGCGAGAGCGTGATGAGCGCGGTCCGCACCGGCGGCTGGATCGCCTCCGGTCATGCGCTGGCATCCGGCCAGCGGCTGATGGCGGACGGCACCGTCGCCGAGCTGGTGCGACTGAAGCGCATCGACGCCGCACGTCGCCAGCAGACCGCGGCGAGGCTGCTCGCCGGCTACCAGCTCGCCGCCGATCCGCGCTCCTATCATTTGTGGCTGACGCTGCCGCCGCATTGGCGCTCGCAGACCTTCGTCGCGGCGGCTGCAAGACGCGGCATCGCGCTGACGCCGTCCTCGACCTTCGCCATCGCCCATGGCCACGCGCCAAATGCTGTGCGCCTCGCACTCGCCCCGCCCTCGCCCGAGCAGCTCGATTCCGGCCTGCGCACGATCGTGTCGCTGCTCGGCACCAAGGAAGAGGATTTCGATTCGACGGAGTAG
- a CDS encoding bifunctional diguanylate cyclase/phosphodiesterase gives MYQVLYCLSDEHDWRLVALGGAVCLLASAAAISLFQRARATHGSGRVAWIALDAAVSGCGIWATHFIAMLAYGPGGTGAYNIPVTILSLILAISVTFVGLSIAVSSSRPLWIVVGGAIVGMGVAAMHYTGMAALEMPARVNWIASTVIASVLFGIVFAASALLIAARRDDLSHALTATTLLTVAIVAHHFTAMGAVLLTPDPTLAISGLSIPPASLSFLTASAAVAIIAIALVAALLDRRAKGELGRQQIVLDSALENMSQGLCMFDADGKIILFNERYAAMLRRTDILLTGRLLVDVLREEQAKGQWQGDADEFFARLVADAREGRTTTDVVNRFGRSIRVVNQPMQGGGWVATFEDITEWLEAQAKISHMARHDALTSLPNRVLFHEQLEQGLRRTKSGDQLAVLCLDLDHFKDINDSLGHPIGDALLKEVGRRLKATVGEHDTVARLGGDEFAVVQIGRSEETAARSLAGRLVEVVSAPYEIDDHQIVIGVSIGISLSPQDGNNPDELLKNADLALYRAKADGRGTYRFFETGMDARAQARRLLEMDLRAALQRAEFEVYYQPIRDVASGRVVAFEALLRWNHPQRGLIAPIHFIPLAEETGLIVQLGEFVLRSACTDAATWPDDVDVAVNLSPVQFKSPNLIASVTEALAASGLDARRLELEITESVLLQNSEATLTTLHELRAMGVRISLDDFGTGYSSLSYLRSFPFDKIKIDRSFVSELATREDSMAIIRAVTGLGRSLGIVTTAEGVENDAQLELLRREGCTQAQGYLFSKPRPASDVAMMLEGPRLRASA, from the coding sequence ATGTATCAAGTTCTCTACTGTCTCAGCGACGAGCACGACTGGCGACTGGTCGCCCTCGGCGGCGCGGTATGTCTGCTCGCCAGCGCGGCGGCGATCAGCCTGTTTCAGCGCGCGCGCGCGACGCATGGATCCGGGCGTGTGGCCTGGATCGCTCTGGATGCTGCCGTCAGCGGATGCGGTATCTGGGCCACGCATTTCATCGCGATGCTCGCCTACGGGCCAGGCGGCACCGGCGCCTACAACATCCCGGTGACGATCCTCTCCCTGATCCTTGCGATCTCCGTGACCTTCGTGGGGCTGAGCATCGCGGTCTCGTCCTCGCGCCCGCTCTGGATCGTGGTCGGCGGCGCCATCGTCGGCATGGGTGTCGCGGCGATGCATTACACCGGCATGGCGGCGCTGGAGATGCCGGCACGGGTCAACTGGATCGCAAGCACGGTTATTGCTTCGGTGCTGTTCGGAATCGTCTTTGCGGCGTCCGCATTGCTCATCGCCGCGCGGCGCGACGACCTCTCGCATGCGCTGACGGCGACCACCCTGCTGACGGTTGCGATCGTCGCACATCATTTCACCGCGATGGGCGCGGTGCTGCTGACGCCGGACCCGACGCTCGCGATCAGCGGACTCTCGATTCCACCGGCCTCGCTGTCCTTCCTCACCGCCAGCGCCGCGGTCGCGATCATCGCGATAGCGCTCGTGGCCGCGCTGCTCGACCGCCGCGCCAAGGGCGAATTGGGCCGTCAGCAGATCGTGCTGGACAGCGCGCTCGAGAACATGTCGCAGGGGCTCTGCATGTTCGACGCGGACGGCAAGATCATCCTGTTCAACGAGCGCTATGCCGCGATGCTCCGCCGCACCGACATCCTGCTCACCGGCCGCCTGCTGGTCGACGTGCTCAGGGAAGAGCAGGCCAAGGGCCAGTGGCAGGGCGATGCCGACGAATTCTTCGCTCGCCTGGTGGCCGACGCACGCGAGGGTCGCACCACGACCGACGTCGTCAACCGCTTCGGCCGCTCGATCCGGGTCGTCAACCAGCCGATGCAAGGCGGCGGCTGGGTCGCGACCTTCGAGGACATCACCGAATGGCTGGAGGCGCAGGCCAAGATCTCGCACATGGCGCGCCATGACGCGCTGACCAGCCTGCCGAACCGGGTGCTGTTCCACGAACAGCTCGAGCAGGGGCTGCGCCGGACAAAGTCGGGCGACCAGCTCGCGGTGCTTTGCCTCGATCTCGATCACTTCAAGGACATCAACGACTCGCTCGGCCATCCCATCGGCGATGCGCTGCTCAAGGAGGTCGGCCGCAGGCTGAAGGCGACCGTCGGCGAGCACGACACCGTGGCGCGGCTCGGCGGCGACGAATTCGCAGTGGTGCAGATCGGACGTTCCGAGGAAACTGCCGCAAGGTCGCTTGCCGGCCGCCTCGTCGAGGTGGTCTCGGCGCCCTACGAGATCGACGACCATCAGATCGTGATCGGCGTCTCGATCGGCATCTCCCTGTCGCCGCAGGACGGCAACAATCCGGACGAACTGCTCAAGAACGCCGACCTCGCGCTCTACCGCGCCAAGGCGGACGGACGCGGCACCTATCGCTTCTTCGAGACCGGCATGGATGCGCGCGCACAGGCGCGGCGCCTGTTGGAAATGGATCTGCGCGCGGCGCTGCAGCGCGCCGAGTTCGAGGTGTACTATCAGCCGATCCGCGACGTCGCGAGCGGCCGCGTCGTGGCCTTCGAGGCGCTGCTGCGCTGGAACCATCCGCAGCGCGGGCTGATCGCGCCGATCCACTTCATCCCGCTGGCCGAGGAGACCGGCCTGATCGTCCAGCTCGGCGAGTTCGTGCTGCGCTCGGCCTGCACCGACGCGGCGACCTGGCCCGACGACGTCGACGTCGCCGTCAACCTGTCGCCGGTGCAGTTCAAGAGCCCGAACCTGATCGCGTCCGTGACCGAGGCGCTGGCCGCTTCGGGACTGGATGCGCGCCGCCTCGAGCTCGAGATCACCGAATCGGTCCTGCTCCAGAACAGCGAGGCGACCCTGACCACCTTGCACGAGCTGCGCGCCATGGGCGTGCGGATCTCGCTCGACGATTTCGGCACCGGCTATTCATCGTTGAGCTATCTGCGCAGCTTCCCGTTCGACAAGATCAAGATCGACCGCTCCTTCGTCTCGGAGCTGGCGACGCGGGAGGATTCCATGGCGATCATCCGCGCCGTGACCGGTCTCGGCCGCAGCCTCGGCATCGTCACCACCGCGGAAGGCGTCGAGAACGACGCGCAGCTCGAGCTGCTCCGCCGCGAGGGCTGCACCCAGGCGCAGGGTTATCTGTTCAGCAAGCCGCGGCCCGCGTCCGATGTCGCGATGATGCTGGAAGGCCCGCGGCTGCGCGCATCTGCTTGA
- a CDS encoding universal stress protein → MFKSILVPIDLADTDLAKPAIATAATLSQTWSGAVRLLNVLPMTPVMLAEYVPADFDEQQRQTSEEALAIVARESGIEASRISSVVRQGGIYHEILEEAVHMKADLIVMTSHRPAMRTYFLGSNAGHVVRYAKCSVLVVRH, encoded by the coding sequence ATGTTCAAGTCCATCCTCGTGCCCATCGACCTCGCCGATACCGATCTCGCCAAGCCGGCGATCGCGACCGCGGCGACGTTGTCGCAGACCTGGAGCGGCGCCGTGCGCCTGCTCAACGTGCTGCCGATGACGCCGGTGATGCTGGCCGAATACGTGCCGGCCGATTTCGACGAGCAGCAGCGCCAGACCTCGGAGGAAGCGCTCGCCATCGTCGCGCGCGAATCCGGCATCGAGGCATCCCGCATCTCCAGCGTGGTGCGCCAGGGCGGCATTTATCACGAGATCCTGGAGGAAGCGGTGCACATGAAGGCCGACCTGATCGTGATGACCTCGCACCGGCCGGCGATGCGTACGTATTTCCTCGGCTCCAATGCCGGACACGTCGTGCGCTATGCGAAGTGTTCGGTGCTGGTGGTCAGGCATTGA
- a CDS encoding SixA phosphatase family protein produces MRRLMLLRHAKTETDAPSGRDQDRRLDDRGHKDAARMGDWIASHPPFPETVLVSHAVRARQTWDVAWEAMKDRVAAPQVEILPELYGADPAQILDSIRTATAPADPKQLLLIAHNPGMHEIALMLMGGGDPAGAKALSDNLPTAGLAIFDFDVKDWGDVAYRRGKLVLFISPKLLRSG; encoded by the coding sequence ATGCGCCGTTTGATGCTGCTGCGTCACGCCAAGACCGAGACTGACGCGCCAAGCGGCCGTGACCAGGACCGCCGGCTCGACGACCGCGGCCACAAGGACGCGGCGCGGATGGGCGACTGGATCGCCTCCCATCCACCCTTCCCCGAGACCGTGCTGGTGTCGCATGCCGTGCGAGCCCGGCAGACCTGGGACGTCGCCTGGGAAGCAATGAAGGACCGCGTCGCCGCGCCGCAGGTCGAGATCCTGCCGGAACTCTACGGCGCCGATCCCGCGCAAATCCTGGACTCCATTCGCACCGCAACCGCCCCGGCGGACCCGAAGCAGTTGCTGCTGATCGCCCACAATCCCGGCATGCACGAGATCGCGCTCATGCTGATGGGTGGCGGCGATCCGGCCGGGGCCAAGGCGCTCAGCGACAACCTGCCCACAGCGGGGCTTGCGATCTTCGACTTTGACGTCAAGGATTGGGGTGACGTGGCCTACCGCCGCGGCAAACTGGTGCTGTTCATCAGCCCCAAGCTGCTTCGATCGGGATGA
- a CDS encoding NAD(P)/FAD-dependent oxidoreductase, whose product MSETFTSVSQEEAGFRERARLSFDLDADICVIGAGLAGLSIALEAARLGASVAVLEGRHIGWNASGNQLGTVMPGFALPLTDLIERIGFEDARELWRLSKEGAELVRANATEENMPGIGLREGVLEVSNVDAGDRLISRLQMLNEDFDTEAEGWQVDRVRETLKTDRYFHGVYYPKAFQIDGRKYVHGLAALAQRAGARIFEDTPVVSIDHSGIRKRIVTPSARLRATHIVLAGNIHLGAPLKRLSETLLPVWRYAGITAPLGERLHEIIAFKGSVMDSDGVDHFRVVDGDRLMWESPETTWAARPQRFGGAVKRRIRTIFPELGNVEITETFGGATGQTVHGMPQIGQLRKGLWVASGFGRQGMNTSAMAGQMIARSILRGDERWKLFSPFELVWAGGATGRVAGQLVGIWGRASSAAAGSLARYRERARVKDREREKRLAEANRAAGTGPRRPMPPVRPRPAPPPRAAARGPEHGPRGPEHGSEPAPHDEGVPQ is encoded by the coding sequence ATGAGCGAGACTTTCACAAGCGTGTCCCAGGAAGAAGCCGGCTTTCGCGAGCGCGCGCGGCTGTCGTTCGATCTCGATGCCGACATTTGTGTGATCGGGGCAGGGCTCGCCGGCCTCTCCATCGCGCTGGAGGCCGCCCGGCTTGGGGCCAGCGTCGCGGTGCTCGAGGGCCGCCATATCGGCTGGAACGCCTCCGGCAACCAGCTCGGTACCGTGATGCCGGGCTTCGCGCTGCCGCTCACGGACCTGATCGAGCGCATCGGCTTTGAAGACGCGCGCGAATTGTGGAGGCTGTCCAAGGAGGGCGCCGAGCTCGTCCGCGCCAACGCCACGGAAGAGAACATGCCGGGGATCGGCCTTCGCGAGGGCGTGCTCGAAGTCTCCAATGTCGATGCGGGCGACCGGCTGATCAGCCGGTTGCAGATGTTGAACGAGGATTTCGACACCGAAGCCGAGGGCTGGCAGGTCGATCGCGTCCGCGAGACGCTCAAGACCGATCGCTATTTCCACGGCGTCTACTACCCCAAGGCGTTCCAAATCGACGGCCGCAAATATGTGCATGGCCTTGCGGCTTTGGCGCAGCGGGCGGGGGCCCGCATCTTCGAGGATACGCCGGTGGTCAGTATCGATCATTCCGGCATCCGCAAGCGAATCGTCACGCCCTCGGCGCGGCTGCGTGCGACCCATATCGTGCTCGCCGGCAACATCCATCTCGGTGCGCCCTTGAAGCGCTTGTCGGAGACGCTGCTGCCGGTCTGGCGCTATGCCGGCATCACCGCGCCGCTGGGCGAGCGCCTGCACGAGATCATCGCCTTCAAGGGATCGGTGATGGATTCCGACGGCGTCGACCATTTCCGTGTCGTCGACGGCGACCGGCTGATGTGGGAGAGCCCGGAGACGACCTGGGCGGCGCGGCCGCAGCGTTTCGGCGGCGCCGTCAAGCGGCGGATCCGCACGATCTTTCCCGAGCTCGGCAATGTCGAGATCACCGAGACGTTCGGCGGCGCCACCGGCCAGACCGTGCACGGCATGCCGCAGATCGGCCAATTGCGCAAAGGCCTGTGGGTGGCGAGCGGGTTCGGCCGTCAGGGCATGAACACGTCCGCCATGGCCGGACAGATGATCGCCCGCAGCATCCTGCGGGGCGACGAACGCTGGAAGCTGTTCTCGCCGTTCGAGCTGGTCTGGGCGGGCGGTGCCACCGGGCGCGTTGCCGGCCAGTTGGTCGGGATCTGGGGCAGGGCGAGTTCCGCTGCCGCCGGCTCGCTTGCCCGCTACCGCGAGCGTGCCAGGGTCAAGGACAGGGAACGCGAAAAGCGTCTCGCCGAGGCCAACCGCGCGGCCGGCACCGGGCCGCGTCGTCCGATGCCGCCCGTCCGGCCGCGGCCGGCTCCGCCGCCGAGAGCTGCGGCGAGGGGACCAGAACATGGCCCCCGGGGACCAGAACATGGCTCGGAACCGGCCCCGCACGACGAAGGCGTCCCGCAATAA
- the msrB gene encoding peptide-methionine (R)-S-oxide reductase MsrB, with protein MFDRRILLSTAAGLLGLSAFRWLRASPAEAGEKAAQKFEIVKTEAEWRAQLTPQQYEILRNHGTERPGSSPLLKEKRKGIFACAGCDLPLFASETKFESGTGWPSFYAPIEGNVGKTEDRAYGMVRTEVHCRRCGGHLGHVFDDGPKPTGLRYCIDGFGLVFHPAAASAT; from the coding sequence ATGTTTGACCGCCGCATCCTGCTATCGACTGCCGCCGGCCTGCTCGGCCTTTCGGCCTTCCGCTGGTTGAGGGCATCCCCGGCCGAGGCGGGCGAGAAGGCCGCGCAAAAATTCGAGATCGTGAAGACGGAGGCCGAATGGCGGGCCCAGCTCACGCCGCAGCAATATGAGATCCTGCGCAACCACGGCACCGAGCGGCCCGGCTCCAGTCCGCTGCTCAAGGAGAAGCGCAAGGGCATCTTCGCCTGCGCCGGCTGCGACCTGCCGCTGTTTGCGTCCGAGACCAAGTTCGAGAGCGGCACCGGCTGGCCGAGCTTCTATGCGCCGATCGAGGGCAATGTCGGCAAGACCGAGGACCGTGCCTACGGCATGGTCCGCACCGAGGTGCATTGCCGGCGCTGCGGCGGCCATCTCGGCCACGTCTTCGACGACGGCCCGAAGCCGACCGGATTGCGCTACTGCATCGACGGTTTCGGGCTGGTGTTCCATCCGGCGGCGGCATCGGCGACGTAG
- a CDS encoding lysylphosphatidylglycerol synthase transmembrane domain-containing protein: MHGLLPALKRGFNRWIGWRRLGIAASVFIIALAITTLVRTLKGIDTGVILTALTEIPRGNIGLAAICVFFAFCTLTFYDYFALRTIGKKHVPYRIAALSSFTSYSIGHNIGATVFTGGAIRFRIYSDYGLNAIDVAKICFLSGLTFWLGNIFVLSIGLAIHPDAASSMDQLPPSINRLIALGGLASIGAYLVWLCMGEKRRELGQKGWKVVLPSAPLTLVQILIGVVDLGFCAMAMYLLMPANPPIDFMSLAVVFILATLIGFASHAPGSLGVFDAAMLVALPQFGREELLATLLVFRLLYFVIPFGLAISIMGTRELWMNVVAPWQERRRLAEACAQANLPTQVAAMERERARRQAGKR; the protein is encoded by the coding sequence ATGCACGGACTGCTGCCCGCGCTGAAGCGCGGCTTCAATAGATGGATCGGCTGGCGACGCCTCGGCATTGCCGCCAGCGTCTTCATCATCGCCTTGGCGATCACCACGCTGGTTCGAACCCTCAAGGGCATCGATACCGGGGTGATCCTGACGGCGCTGACCGAGATTCCTCGCGGCAATATCGGGCTGGCGGCGATCTGCGTCTTCTTCGCCTTCTGTACGCTGACGTTCTACGACTATTTTGCACTGCGAACGATCGGCAAGAAGCACGTGCCGTATCGCATCGCGGCGCTCTCCAGCTTCACGTCCTATTCGATCGGCCACAACATCGGCGCCACCGTCTTCACCGGCGGCGCGATCCGTTTCCGGATCTATTCGGATTACGGGCTGAATGCGATCGACGTCGCCAAGATCTGCTTTCTATCGGGCCTGACCTTCTGGCTCGGTAACATCTTCGTGCTTTCGATCGGTTTGGCGATCCATCCGGATGCGGCGTCCTCGATGGATCAGCTTCCTCCGTCGATCAACCGGCTGATCGCGCTCGGCGGCCTTGCCTCGATCGGCGCCTATCTGGTCTGGCTCTGCATGGGCGAGAAGCGGCGGGAGCTCGGCCAGAAGGGCTGGAAAGTGGTGCTGCCCTCGGCGCCGCTGACGCTGGTGCAAATCCTGATCGGCGTGGTCGATCTCGGCTTCTGCGCCATGGCGATGTATCTGCTGATGCCCGCCAATCCGCCGATCGACTTCATGTCGCTCGCGGTGGTGTTCATCCTGGCGACGCTGATCGGCTTTGCCAGCCACGCGCCCGGCTCGCTCGGCGTGTTCGATGCCGCGATGCTGGTGGCGCTGCCCCAGTTCGGGCGCGAGGAGCTTCTGGCGACGCTGCTGGTGTTCCGCCTCCTTTATTTCGTGATCCCGTTCGGCCTCGCCATCTCCATCATGGGCACGCGCGAGCTCTGGATGAACGTGGTCGCCCCCTGGCAGGAGCGGCGGCGGCTGGCGGAGGCCTGCGCCCAGGCCAATCTACCCACGCAGGTGGCCGCGATGGAGCGCGAACGCGCGCGGCGGCAGGCCGGTAAGCGGTAG